From one Alosa alosa isolate M-15738 ecotype Scorff River chromosome 5, AALO_Geno_1.1, whole genome shotgun sequence genomic stretch:
- the vps37ba gene encoding LOW QUALITY PROTEIN: VPS37B subunit of ESCRT-I a (The sequence of the model RefSeq protein was modified relative to this genomic sequence to represent the inferred CDS: deleted 1 base in 1 codon), whose amino-acid sequence MSGFGNKLSGYTMTQLHELLKDDDKLNKIVGDMEEVQNVQQSKEITLAGNRSLAEQNLQLQPQLDFQKNELTKRYRCLQELYEAYQLRKSTLDDLSGNSSLDTLLALLQAEGAKIEEETENMADSFLDGNISLDAFIDDYRNKRKLAHLRRVKIDKLRELVLKGPSVPLAPSPILSPPELPAKPSPLRMEPSSSNISSPVPQPRRAPPPPPLRTPPAPPATAAQAAPVFSYPTPSYPPVPPRVGQSVPSFNQGYPQHAFMPQYPPALPQRPPPRIVPQPGFIIQ is encoded by the exons ATGTCTGGGTTTGGGAACAAGTTGAGTGGATATACAATGACCCAGTTACATGAACTACTAAAAGACGATGACAAGCTCAATAAGATTGTTGGAGATATGGAGGag GTCCAGAATGTCCAGCAGAGCAAAGAGATCACCCTGGCCGGCAACCGCAGCCTGGCCGAGCAGAACCTCCAGCTCCAGCCGCAGTTAGACTTCCAGAAGAACGAGCTGACCAAACGCTACCGCTGTCTCCAGGAGCTCTACGAGGCCTACCAACTCCGCAAGTCCACGCTAG ATGATCTGTCTGGGAACAGCTCTTTAGACACATTGCTCGCGCTGCTGCAGGCAGAAGGAGCCAAGATCGAGGAGGAAACGGAG AACATGGCTGATTCCTTTTTGGATGGGAACATTTCTTTGGATGCATTCATCGACGACTATCGGAACAAAAGAAAGCTAGCCCATTTGCGACGGGTGAAGATCGATAAGCTCCGTGAGCTGGTCCTAAAGGGACCGTCGGTGCCCCTTGCCCCCAGTCCCATCCTCTCG CCCCCGGAGCTGCCGGCTAAACCCTCCCCCTTGCGCATGGAGCCCAGCTCCAGCAACATCAGCTCCCCGGTGCCCCAACCCAGGCGagccccaccacctccacccctcaggACTCCGCCTGCCCCTCCCGCCACAGCCGCCCAGGCCGCCCCGGTGTTCTCCTACCCTACCCCCTCCTACCCACCCGTCCCCCCCAGAGTGGGCCAATCTGTGCCCAGCTTTAATCAGGGTTACCCACAACACGCCTTCATGCCCCAGTACCCACCTGCACTTCCCCAGAGGCCCCCGCCTCGCATAGTCCCGCAGCCTGGCTTCATCATCCAGTGA